The sequence CATCGCGAATGAACTCGTGAATGGTGATGGATGATTggaattacataaataaatattatagaattaacGTATACCTGTTACCTCTTCATAGAAATTACAGTACAATGCACGTTTaagaattacataatttctcaaatttgtaacatttaatGTCGTTTTCTCACGTTCTCTCCCCATTGTCATTTCATTTCCATATATAGcacattaatttcttctttatgttttatttaaaatatattattatataacttatgttattcatcgaatattattattattattattattataattgctaTTATTGAGTCATATTGTGGTGTTATTAAGATAATATCTGCATATCTGCAAGTATACGATCACTGCATAGTActgcaatttttttcaaacagGTCATAGACATACGAAAAATATGCATATTCTGATTAAACAATCAATTAATCAGTGCTATTCATCTGTCAATCTGTGAGACGTATGGCGTATTGTAATGgttctataataaaacagATCAAGTAAAAAATGGCATATATTTAATAGctgtacataatttatgtaCCATTATGTGTCATTTTGTATCACTAAGTTAACGTCTTTTAAAGGATTTCTTCTGGCCCTTTCCCGctgcaaatttctttttctgcgttttaagattattttgtttcttcttGATGTTTGCcctgaaatataaaatgagcattattatatcaaaaaataatatataaaagtatgtaTAACGCACATTATGTATTACACAAAGTATAATACAAAACTTATGTATAACACACATGTAAGCTATTGTGCTACAAATCCACAaagattttgataaaaaatactGAAAAATATACTCACTCGTATCGCGTTCTTTTGATTTCTCTTTTACTCGTCAAATCTACGTCGAACGCTGACCGTTTTCTTTTCAATGACCGTTTTCTTTTTGACGATCCTTCAATGAAATAACGTAAATCACAGTAGAGGCAACAGCAGTtcttttgatattataaattataaaataatacgaaaTTCTGTGTTCATTACATAAACACATACCTTGTTTATTAGCGTAATCATTCTCGTCTACAGCATAAAGTTTCTTCGgtttcatgttttttttacataatcgTGCTTGCCATGCAGTTagcttttctaattttttgtCTTCCGCCTTCATAGATTCGTCTTGTgcattctcctttttttttcttcccttcactttttcttgtttcttatttttgtcAACTTGTTTCTGAGTTAATTGCAGGTTTTCTGAAAAatgcgtaaaatttaattatttcttagaATTGCATGAAGTTATGACAATAAGGAacgatattttagaaatatcaatttacctttctctttcttgttcTCCTTTTTGGTTTGGGGGAAGGCAGTTCTCTCATCCTTGTCATCTTCATCTTTAAGTATCTTTTCAGCACGATTAACTTGATTCTCTACTTCAGTCAATTTCTTCtcgcttctctcttcttccagAATTAGTTCTACGTTCGGCTCCAGggattgtatttttttattgtatttctcTATTATATCGGGCGGTATTATTCTCTTTTTGACAGGATTCTTTGCTTCCTTGATAACATCTTTTACCAAAGAACGTTCCTGTTCCCCGACCAAGGATACGGAAACGCCTGAACGTCCCGCTCGTGCAGTTCTCCCGACTCTAacacaattataaatattatttttctttagctCAAATACGTACGTAAAACGACGTGATAGCTACAACTGTTATACCGGTGTATATAATGCTGCAGGCTTGGTGGCATCATGAAATTAATCACCGTCTTGATACCGCTGATGTCTAAGCCGCGCGCTGCAACATCTGTTgctaataatacattaatctCTTCATCCTTAAATCGCCGCAGACTTTCCAGTCGTTGCGACTGTGTAAgatttccatgaagttctccagccttattatatataaacaaaaaaaagaattttatattaaaattaataatatcaactATTAAATGTTGATTATCGATTTACTTACTTTCACACCCAATAGTCCCAATAAAATGTGCAACCTGTGAGCTTGTTTTTTCGTCTGTACAAAAACTATGGTGCGATCGTGGAAAGTTCGACAAACTAACGCTGCTAAAATTGCTTCacggtctctttctcttttcttacgTATGCTGGAATTTCAACTCTGGTCAGCAAATGacaataatgtataaaaaattataaaaagtttttcagTTACCGAATAAATTCCTGACGCAAGTTGAAGGCTACATCTTGATTGCTATTTACAAACATTTTAATAGGTTTGTCGAGGGATACCGTGGCTAAATCCTTGACTTCCTCAGTCATAGTAGCAGAGAACAACATTGTTTGCCTGTTCTTCGAACACTGTTGCACAATGTATTTCACTTGGTCAGCGAAGTACTCATCCAACATTCTTAAAAATTGACACTTcattaaatatgaattatgcataataggttaatattatatatatattttctctttataagaatatattgaattttaattgttttaccTATCAGCTTCatctaaaattaatatttctatccTGAGCAATGAGAAAGTCGATGAATTTTTTAAGTGATCGATTAATCTGCCAGGTGTTGCTATTACAATGTCTGGTTTTTTCTCTAATACATTTTcctacatataaaaatatataaagaatattatctgcttatttatttttgatattcttTAGAAAAGTGTATGCAAAGCAAAGTAATTCACCTGTACTTTCGCGTCTAAACCACCCACAGATAAACCAACTTTTATTGTTGTAAATTGTGCTAACTGTTTTGTCACTTGATAAACTTGCACTCCCAACTCTCTAGTGGGCACGAGTACGAGAACTCGCGAAACGGCAGGACCGACCGGTTTGTACAACAATCTCTCCAAAGTGGGAATCATGTAAGCTGCCGTCTTGCCAGTACCCGTTGCCGCACAGCCACAAATATCACGACCCATCAAAGCTACAGGAATAGTAGCCGTTTGTATGGGAGTTGGTTGTGCGAAATTCATTTTCATCAGAGCCTACAAGTTTGTGAAATTCACACATATTTCACTATACACTTTaccatttaatatattttcttctatttaaatatattagtttttcacaaaattatttaatcaagtaatagattataattatatagcatACCTTTAAAAAAGGTCTGGACAAGTTCATTTGATGAAATGAATCATAGGTTTGATTTTCCGTATATTCTTCGAAATCAATTGTTTCCTCATCCTTTTCTCTGGCagtcttttcctttttatcttttttttccttggTTTTAATGATATCTATAACAATTTCATATAAGATTACAAAACTGAAGATATAGATATACAGATAGGTATGCAGGAAAATATGATGTTCTATTGCGATCACAAATAATGTATGAAATCACAGTCGTCACACATACGTAcaaatacacacatacacaaaattaaatatatgtacctTTTTTAAGTTCATCCTCTGATAGAGACATGACATCATCGTCCTGAGCTGTTTCAAGCTCTATCTTAATAGGATCATTCTCCGTTTCATTCTGATAGTCACAATAAggaattacttttaataatttcattaaaattaagaacaataaatatttcatataatattaatttatataagtaattgttttttttatgaattgtGTTATACTTTGCCTATAACATGGACGATATTACATACCTGGCTACCATGACGTTGCTTggctttttctattttatcatCTAATTTCATGTTTGCTTTCCGTTTAATATATTTGCCCAAATCATTCCAAGGATCTTCATTGTACTCTGAGCCACTGTCTTCAAATTCAAAACTGCTGTTAAAGTCTGTACACGGTTTCTTTTGCTTTCGTGGCTGGAACTGATGAACAGGAATTTAAGCAAAGTATTATCATTTAGGACagagcaaaaatatattttgtaaaaacataTAAAGTGTTCGGACGCCGGAATTGATCGCGATGCGACCGGCAATTCTGAAACCGGGAAACCGTCCACGCACTAAGCGTGATACGTTTTAATTTCTAACATAAAGAGaaagttaatatttatatcagacatattttttaaatagataacCTAAATGTTGAAATAGATAACctgtattatattactatattgACTTACATCGTCTTCCTCATCTGAAGTTTCAGAGTAATGTGACACTTCCTCATCATCATcgatagtttttattaaatcccAATTACTTGTCATCTTGAAGAAGAGTAAATATTAGTAAATCAAATATACATTCCTTTTAAATTAAACCTTGGTAAACTTTGATACACGTGGATCACCATCATGTCTTAAAGCCCACTCTACAATAGACAGTAAGCAGTAAGAAGTAAGAGTTTCCCATTGGtcagtttttgaaataatcgatttcgATTGGTCACTTCTTACTGCTTACTGCCATTGTAAACTAGGCTTGTGTAGCAAGCGCTTCGATTTCGCGGGCAAGATAAATGTGTGAGGAACAATGGCTACTACTACACGAGTGGAGGAGTTGATTAACTATTTTAAGTCACATAACAAAATCCGGGAACAGCAGAGTCACTCGGCGAAGGTGCACAGTGTGGGATGGAGTTGCGACGGCAAATATCTAGCCTCGGGTTCATTTGATAAATCCGTTTGTATATTCTCACTCGGGCCCGATCGTTTGGTTAGTAAACATAACCTATTAATAATGCTTTTAGAATGTTTTCTTTTAAGAcaggaatttttttatctacttATTgatctataaaattaataattgcaacTAAAAGGTTCGATAATTTATGGTAAAAGAGgctttaaaaatcttggatTGACGTAAGgacaatcatttttattaatttctaatgaCTAAGGTAAAGCGATTAAGCGCTGTTACTGtattaacgtaattttaattttaaacgtaaattaattgaatctcTAATGCGAATTTCTTTTACAGAAGCAGGAGACAACTTTTAGAGGGCATGGTGGTAGCGTGGACCAATTGTGTTGGCATGCATTTTACCCAGAATTATTGTCAACAGCGAGTGGAGACAAAACAGTTCGCATCTGGGACACGAGAACGCAGAAGTGTACGGCGAACATCAGCACCAGAGgagaaaatatcaatatatcatGGTCACCAGATGGTAACACAATTGCAGTCGGAAACAAAGAGGATCTCGTTACCTTCATTGATGCCCGGGTGATGAAGATACGCGCCGAGGAGCAGTTCAACTTTGAAGTGAATGAGATCTCGTGGAACAAAGACTCGGACACCTTCTATTTGACAAACGGTCAGGGTTGTGTGCATATACTCAGTTATCCGGAGCTTGAACTGTTGCACGTCATTAAGGCGCATCCTGGCACGTGTATCTGTATCGAGTTCGACCCAACCGGCCAGTACTTCGCCACCGGGTCTGCAGATGCACTAGTCTCCCTGTGGGACGCTGATGAATTGTGCTGCTTAAGGACTTTCTCGCGGCTAGAATGGCCAGTACGAACGATTTCCTTTTCGTACGATGGCCAGTTGCTAGCGGCAGCGTCCGAGGATTTAGTGATTGACATCGGCGAGGTGCAGACCGGTGAGAAGATCGCCGATGTTCCTGTGGAAGCGGCAACGTTCACTGTTGCTTGGCATCCGAAACAGTATCTTTTGGCTTATGCGTGTGACGATAAAGACACTTATGACAGAAAACGTGACGCTGGCAGTTTGAAAGTATTCGGCTTCTccaatgattaatttttttttattggacTCGCATTGTCTTCAAAATtctataagtatatattttgtttactTAGTGATTTTCACTTAATGATATTACTTATAATGTATTTATCATAATTGACGAATTGCTACGAAAGACATCTATAAGATACTGTAAGACATctagaaaaattgtataatttccGCGAATAAACTCTCAAAGAAAGTGAGAAATTCTACATAAATGCGATTTATGTGTATAAAATACAagatatttatgtaaacaCGAATgtagaaatgtaataaatttatataaatgagtttgtatgagagagaaaggtacTCGTTTATCACATATGTGGAATCTCTTGTTGACGATTTGGTTGGCATAGTTACGATGTCTATCtcgagtttattattatttgagtCACATGTGTCAAGCTTCACTTTGTCTGCACAAAGATCAGTGGCAAATCCATCTTCCTCGCTGGATTTTACTCTGTCGTCTCCGATGATCTTCGTCTCACTATGACAAATCCGGATGAAGTTAAGACCGTTTGCGAATGTCAGCATGCTCTCGCGTTATACAGTGACGAAGAAGTTCGTGAGACAAGGGACAACTTTAACAACGTTccaaatatacatgaaatcgaCGAGGAGGATAGTGAGCCCGAAGAAGCGGCAACTTTAGAGCAACCGGGTCCTGCTTCCCATCAAGAAGATGATAAAGTTGCATTGGAGAGTAAGGATGACGATGAATCCGCGTACACAGGCGAGTCTTTCTGCTCCGATGTGTCCTGCGACGAGTCCGAGGTCACCAGCGTCACATTGGGATCCCTGAAATCACTTTCGCTCCACATTGACGATCCTCGGCACAGTCCGAAGGAGCAGGATGCAGAAATTGACGAGTGGAAGGATGATTCCCAAGACGAGTCCTACTCGCTGAACGATAGGCCGTCTCGCGCGACAACGGCGAGTGGATTTGCCAGGTCAAGGCGATGCAGACGATGGAATATGAGTTTCACCGACGAGGAAATGCGTAGGATCGGGCGAGAAAACGAGCTACTGCTGAGAAAGATCATGGCGCAGCAGAGACCACGGAGTAGGATCATCGACGAATGCACCGCTCCGCCTAAAATCAGTAGCTCCGCGATAAACAGGAGgaagctgcagaagaaaataGAAGACGATAATATGGTATGGGTTTTTCTTCCTGGATATCGCTACCGAAACTTGAAGCAAACTATAAAAacgtatgaaaaataaaatatcggcAACACGCTTTCGTAcatatatttctgtattttttttttttaaacaaattaaatcatgcagcaagatacataatttaaaaaactctaTTTGCAGATTCTTTTGAAAAGGATACAACAAGCAAAGTCCCGCGTCTTCGCGAATGCATCGCAAATGGGTTGTAGATTgacttttttatagaactttTATGACACGTTGAAGAAACTTCTTAGAAACGTGAGAAACGGAATCAACTAGTAAACTAAGAtttgataaattgataaatattatctacGTAGGTATAAATTGTGATGTAAATTCTTTGAGGTTTTGTCACACATGCTTTGTCGTCTTTTAATCTACATGAAGTAATTCCGCGTATGCGGAATATTTCTGTTGTTTCGCGCACGAGAAAGTCGTGATGCACTTCGATGATCTATCACAGAAAGTTTCTGCTCTCCCTGAGTACAATATACATTAGTGcgttttttgcttttttgtgACTTCTTTATTAAAACACAACGATTACCAGTCTTGAAGAATAGGTACACATTTCTTTCGTTTCATACTTTGTATACGACGCAACCTTGTAAAACTTGTCTTGAAAATTTTGCGTGAAGGTATCTCTACAAGTCAAGACTATAAAAAATCACAGCTCTCACTCGTCTCGAATAACTTAATTATCACTCGTGGTTAATACCAAGATCAGAATTCTCGAGTAttgcattttctctcttttttttcctgtttctcttttttttcttctcttttctccgtGTTCCTCCGAACAATATCGCGAGAGCAGAGAAAGGGTGTGCTGTAGTCAAGgagcaaattataaatttacgtaTATAAGCCCATGTATAACGATATAGTtgtttctttaaattaatacGTGCTGTgattataatatgaaaatgtattttcctttttttttctcctatTTTTGTTATGTCGACTCTGCTATTCCATATGTACTATTTCCATTTCACTGTAGTCCCTCGATCAAGCATGTATTCAATTTTTACCAACAAAACCAAAAAACCAAAACAAAATTTCCAATTATCCTGCAATACGTAGGCGAACATTTTTCGCTTGCAGTCATTTAACGTATTTTATCATGCTTTAAATAACGAAacagaaaacaaaaattgtaacaCCTAGATTTTGGTTCAAGAAAAGACTGAACGAAAACAACTCGTTTGTGAGGCTTCGTCAATGTCGTATAACATAATAGTAACAATTATATCACAAAGTACGCTCGCGCAGCGCGGTTGCAACAAAACACAACAATTTCCGTAGCTCTGTATCGCGTCATCGCGGTCGCAATCGTATCGTCGCTATTACAAAAAActgttattttcaattttccaaaccaaaaaaaaagaaatcgtgAAACAAATCGACAATACGACGTCAGAAAACCAAACGTCCCCAATAATTAATCCTCGCGCTTCGACCGCCATGATTCCGTCGACGATGGTGTCCATATTGTGCTGAGCGAACGAAATGGATCGAAGCCTGTTCTTTCCTGAAAAGATCATCGAGAATCGTCATTTTTATCCACACAATGCCTTTGATGTCCGTTACTTTACCTGTGCATCCGACTCGGACTGTAACGGTTGCGACACCATAGGCGGTGCGGCCGCTCCCCATGGAGCCGCAGCCCACACACCCCCCGTGTTGATACCCCAGACACCACTGCGTTCCTCTCCAACAGCCGCCCTGGTGTACAACGGTTCCCAATTCGTATCGACTGTCCAGTTATCTGCAATTATATccattataatttacaacatAAACGCGAATTGCATTGAAAGCTTCTTTTCATAATTGCGATGCCGATTTTCTCGTAGAGACTGATACCTTTCAAATCAGATAGAACAGGTTTCTCCGTGATTTTCGACGACTCCAACTGAAATCCGTTTGTATTGTCTGACAGTAAATTTATCATAGGACTAGTATCCTCCCATAATTGGCACCGCGTGTCCTCCTCGGGAGTCTCCAATTCTACTAGAGGTTCGTCAGTTTCTGGAAGATCGTCGTACGGTACCAGCTCACGCTCGAACTGCCGACAGCACGATGAGTGAACGTTTGACTTGACGCTGTTCGAAAAATCGACCTGACTCGAATTGTCACTTACAGGATGTTCCGTGAACGCGTTGATGAAATAACTGTTCGAATGCTGCGAATCCGGTTGTAAAATCAGGGGATCCGGATCGAGGGCTTTATCCTTCTCCAGAGTCGCGATGCAGAGGGGAGGAGCTGGTTTCGACATCAAACTGTACTCCCTCGGTGCTTGCAGCAATTCTTGCGCCGATTGTGTCTTAGCGTATTGAACGTCCTTTACGTCGGTGCTGAACATCGTCGGCAGATTCGACGTGCTCGTCTGACTCTTGTGATTTACGTGATTCAGATTGGCGAACGAGACGAGTTCCTGGCTCCGCGCTACCACGTCGCTGAACTTGGCCCTGTTCTCGCCCCAGTAAGAGGGCGGGGGTGGCGTAGGAGTAGGAATTGTTCCCATGACGCGCGTTACGTCCTCTTTCTGGCTCATATTCCCGTTCACGGTAGAAGCTgcaaaatttaaacatttaagaataagaaaaatctATAGCCAATAGAATTGTGATGATATGATAATGTAGCAAAACGTAAATAACGTACTTTTCACATGCGTTTTGTCGGCTCCACGACGTTTCTGAACCGATTTCTCCTTTCGTGGTGGATTCTTATTCTGACGTGGTAACTTGAAAGATGACTCAACGGTGCGCGAGGTATGAACGTGGTGCGATTTCGTGGTAGATCTAGTAGTACTCGTTTTCCATCTGTTCGGGTCATTCTGCTTCTCCTTATCGTACTCATCGTCATCACAGTCGCCTTCGTAATTATCCTTATAATCTACGCATGGCACAGGAGGAATAGACTGAGGTTTGCTTTTCTTAGATATCGGCTTTCTTTGGAGCTTTTCTTGCTTCCCGTACGACTGCTCGAAACCCTGCATGAGAGAACAAGCTTTCTTAATTCAGAAACGGCTTATCCACATAATTAATTCATCGACAACCAACATTTTCTcagttttggaaaacaaatttGATCACGATTAACGAATGCGGTTTAACTCTTTCGTTTCTAACGCAGTCGTCGTCACGAAAAggttaattattattccttataattactataatttgCCATAAGTTTACGTGAACTTGAACTTACTTTACACAAATTCGTTTCATCATGAGTCGAACTTTCCGTTGTCGTGGACGAGGTCTCTTCCTCTGAAAGGTGAACGATCTTTTGAATGCTCGCCGACTCGAGTTTTTTCAACGAAACATGATTATTGTGATTACTGTTGTTTCCGCTACTACTCGTCTGCTTATTTCGCTTGTTGTCCACTTTATTGGTTcgattgttattaataattccggCGTCCACTTGGACTTCGTGGTCAACCAGCTTTGACTCTTCCTTAGCACTCGGCTGCGTCGTCGGTTGTGGTTTTCCCTTTCTGTTTGACGTAGGGCTCGACTTCGTTGTCACGTTCACGGTACATTTCTTCTCTTGACtgatctgagtgtccgcaagCGTATCGTTCACCGCGTAATTGTCCGATGCAGCTTCCTGGCTGTTGTTCTGCTTCttattattcttctttttcgacCCGCACGTATTTGCTGCGTTTATGGCGTTTGCGTTGTTGTCCGCGTTAGCGGGTTCATCGCATCGTTTGAAAGACAGCAGGTCCTTGGACTCGGTATCCAGTTTGAATTTGCGTTCCTCCTCGGCGGTCCAGTCCGGAATCTTCAGCCCTCTCTGCGAGTCTTTATCTTTGCATTTTTTCACGTTCATCAACGTCCAATCAGGGAACGTTTCGTCTTTCCTCGTCTTGCTCTTCTCGTCGTTCGTTTTCTCTTGTTTGTTATTggcaccgccgccaccgtcgctGCTACCACCaccgctgccgctgccgctAATTTGCGTCTGTGTATTGTGCACCGAAACGTGTGACAACAGTCTTAGATCCAGGGGTGGTTGCACCGTGCTCTCCTTCGAGTAACTGGCTAGTGCACTATGTAGTATCCGGTCCGCCTCAAAAAACGAGACGACGACAACCAACAAGAACACTATTATCGAGACGCCGATGGCAATCCACTGCATCGTACGTTCCCATGGCGGTCTGGCGAGCACCGACGCGCACAAATCTAACAAATGCGTCGGCAAAGTCGCCTGCAGATTAAGTATCATCACGCCATTCTCCATATCCTCGCCGCCGCTGTCCGGCCCGACGCTGGTCAACACGAGTAGCTTCCGCTCCACGCGTGACAACGTAAAGTCCGGTGTGAACGCTACCTCGATCTTTTTCGTCGCATTCGAATCCAGCTTGAAGGACGAGCAATTGAGTACCTGAAAGCCGTAGCCCTCGCAAGGCAGGCCGTTGATCTCGAAACCGTAGATCTCGATCGGTAGCTCCCCCGTATTTCTAGCCAGGAAAGATCGTTTTACGGTGAGAGTAGGAGTCGTGCCGCGCTCtcctaaaataaaaagaggcaATTTTGTGAGGAACATCTCGTTTTGGCCAAGTGACATTAAAgcaaaattaaacatttgagAAATGTGTGATGCACAAAGCTCAAGTTGCAGCAAAATTAGCGAACGCAAGGATGAAGGGAAACGATGAAAACTGTAGAAAGATGCAGATCTTCCCTTAAACCGTGAGGCCTTAAAAGTGAGGAAACGTACATACGTTCGCAATTTTTAAGATGTTTGTCCGCCAGTTCGAACAGCAGGGGCGCAGTCGAGCCCGGCTTACGATTGTCGAACCTAAATTGTGCACTCGCACCTCGGCCAGTCATACGTAGCACTTCTAAAATAGTCATATTATTTCTGGAAAGCCATTAAAACATCACGTCAATACATAAGGAACAGCAGCGTAACACTTTAATCCTGCTTAATCTCAATATCTCCTCCCTTTCTCCACGCCCCGTGAGTAATTTacctaatatataaaaaaccaGACGACACTGAAGCGGAGAGGGGTGTATATGCTACGCGGATCGTCCTCGATTCCGCAGGGTACAAGTACAAGGGTAGCGACTGAGGCGCTACCGGTACACCCCACTGTTTCTCGAACAGTCCTCGCTCGTCCGCCTCGTTCTCCTCCAGCTTGAACTCTTCTGGGACCGTAGACGAGCATTCCGCGCACGCAGGCTTAAATCTACACGGACATTAAAGAGATGTCAATTCGCGATCCAATACGGTAAAATGATTTGTTGCAAAGCATCGTTAATGAAGCTACAATTGGCCATTCTTACTTCATCGGCAAGGAGTGATAAAGACGCACTCCTTGAGGGTAACTCCAGTCCATCACCAGCTGGACTATCAGCGGGCTCATGCTCG comes from Ooceraea biroi isolate clonal line C1 chromosome 8, Obir_v5.4, whole genome shotgun sequence and encodes:
- the LOC105274844 gene encoding transmembrane protein 131 isoform X4 codes for the protein MPEKKVLYCLLLLTLLDATLQIRSSLHGHNNAFVQDDNDVQYLLDNMPISMHKDFPNTVHGAGDTPLDEDKMEDSLSHISFEPSILDFKERQLGIPHQETVIMFNKDHNKTIHLSSISGNTRHFHSSFFQNKVIPPLGNTTFNVVFLGRDEGDIDTHLFIHTSDGTLKYQVKGISVSSPYRLRPVVDVKLPLNASFTPLIYMHNPHPEALQVVEVYSSGGEFQLELPSGEPEGSRDLWEILPYQTKPIIRLRFNAYAEKNHTAYVRFKVNNTAEILVVAVEVEVKSGAGLHWGGSSGVINLGMGGSLQPPIRHPIALKNSAKKAIKVVNIINTPVSKALKLHFEPAIIPGETDIPIAIGMLVYDWKTGLDLQHFKGKLIIKAIGPGGSSQKLAIPWVAQVLQGGLEVNTSITHYCSPQSNQARNFSVVNKFKLPLAITNVTMCSNAKSLFTIKDFTPRVIKPDQKVNIFSLQLAKERKGDNVKMESSILIHSNVSVTEVPLLSYDGKVRKIMPGEKEDDMGTMNFGTVGSGTENEAIFALENQNPVNVELHGWGVNMPGAVLELMGCQSGPADLLDKEFRNITVCSHSGNQYIKPGFLAIFKIKVKTPVVEEDTIVGDVFVRTTYERFTLPVYMRVAHGRISLKKLIFTDCFPGSICVQQVKVHSTFSRPMEITHIAPINKDDRIKYIPLEEATMPVISKGETNIGSIQIDSSVICKQHCYLGLPVETSTGSQWLNTMSLPSHTRDSDLNLLNARYMRFVNSTTGGSWDNVTMRLDTTEVRGHKFYVNIKPFWPSLLAGSGNIKNKSVLMFPLTQVGNTSYCAIKLHNPSMSPLIVQLVMDWSYPQGVRLYHSLPMKFKPACAECSSTVPEEFKLEENEADERGLFEKQWGVPVAPQSLPLYLYPAESRTIRVAYTPLSASVSSGFLYIRNNMTILEVLRMTGRGASAQFRFDNRKPGSTAPLLFELADKHLKNCERERGTTPTLTVKRSFLARNTGELPIEIYGFEINGLPCEGYGFQVLNCSSFKLDSNATKKIEVAFTPDFTLSRVERKLLVLTSVGPDSGGEDMENGVMILNLQATLPTHLLDLCASVLARPPWERTMQWIAIGVSIIVFLLVVVVSFFEADRILHSALASYSKESTVQPPLDLRLLSHVSVHNTQTQISGSGSGGGSSDGGGGANNKQEKTNDEKSKTRKDETFPDWTLMNVKKCKDKDSQRGLKIPDWTAEEERKFKLDTESKDLLSFKRCDEPANADNNANAINAANTCGSKKKNNKKQNNSQEAASDNYAVNDTLADTQISQEKKCTVNVTTKSSPTSNRKGKPQPTTQPSAKEESKLVDHEVQVDAGIINNNRTNKVDNKRNKQTSSSGNNSNHNNHVSLKKLESASIQKIVHLSEEETSSTTTESSTHDETNLCKGFEQSYGKQEKLQRKPISKKSKPQSIPPVPCVDYKDNYEGDCDDDEYDKEKQNDPNRWKTSTTRSTTKSHHVHTSRTVESSFKLPRQNKNPPRKEKSVQKRRGADKTHVKTSTVNGNMSQKEDVTRVMGTIPTPTPPPPSYWGENRAKFSDVVARSQELVSFANLNHVNHKSQTSTSNLPTMFSTDVKDVQYAKTQSAQELLQAPREYSLMSKPAPPLCIATLEKDKALDPDPLILQPDSQHSNSYFINAFTEHPFERELVPYDDLPETDEPLVELETPEEDTRCQLWEDTSPMINLLSDNTNGFQLESSKITEKPVLSDLKDNWTVDTNWEPLYTRAAVGEERSGVWGINTGGVWAAAPWGAAAPPMVSQPLQSESDAQERTGFDPFRSLSTIWTPSSTESWRSKRED